A DNA window from Coffea arabica cultivar ET-39 chromosome 6c, Coffea Arabica ET-39 HiFi, whole genome shotgun sequence contains the following coding sequences:
- the LOC113693251 gene encoding uncharacterized protein: protein MDITSFSQQEGETLYEFWERYRELQRRCPHHGLPDWLVVQTFYNGFTYPTKTHVDAAAGGALMGKTAEEAQQLIEEMAANYHQWANERDNTRRTARVVVACCTTCGGDHDDSICSSSEQVQCLNNYNRPPQNNPYSNTYNSRWSNHPNFGWKDQGNQQRPVNPPDFQSKQPLPESKPVWKLAIEKLTNVSNDKIEKLASATTQRFERIKGRMDKLTNMYRNVEIQLGQIANAVNNRNQGDLPSKTEVNPRELVMAINLRCGKEVGELPVIEYERRENKQLSELGEDGQEIIGKEKMEENEPQMGNTTPIPPPIPSYAKFLKEIMTKKRKLVDSETIALTEECSAILQNKLPPKLKDPGNLTVPCTIGNVEFSKALCDLGANMEKDVNVPIILGRPFLATAGTIIDVKCGKFKFQIGKEEMEFNLSKVEKYPSFIDHVYSVDICDELALEMSQVNLDDDSLELCLNV from the exons ATGGATATAACTAGTTTTTCTCAACAGGAAGGAGAGACATTGTATGAATTTTGGGAGCGCTATCGGGAATTGCAACGAAGATGTCCTCATCATGGTTTACCAGATTGGCTAGTAGTCCAAACATTTTACAATGGTTTCACCTATCCAACAAAGACGCATGTAGATGCGGCAGCGGGAGGAGCATTGATGGGAAAGACAGCTGAGGAAGCTCAACAACTAATTGAAGAAATGGCTGCTAACTATCACCAATGGGCCAACGAAAGAGATAATACAAGGAGAACCGCAA GAGTAGTTGTTGCATGTTGTACTACTTGTGGTGGAGATCATGATGATTCTATATGTTCTAGCAGCGAACAGGTTCAATGCCTCAACAATTACAACCGTCCACCCCAAAACAATCCATACTCTAATACCTACAATTCAAGATGGAGTAATCACCCGAATTTTGGATGGAAGGATCAAGGGAACCAACAAAGACCAGTTAATCCACCGgattttcaatcaaaacaacCACTTCCGGAGTCCAAACCAGTTTGGAAATTGGCAATTGAAAAGCTGACAAATgtatcaaatgataaaattgaaaagttagccAGTGCCACTACTCAACGGtttgaaagaattaaaggaAGAATGGACAAACTCACCAATATGTACAGGAATGTTGAAATCCAATTAGGGCAAATAGCAAATGCGGTAAACAATCGCAACCAAGGGGATTTACCTAGCAAGACTGAGGTGAACCCAAGAGAGCTTGTGATGGCTATAAACCTCCGTTGTGGTAAGGAAGTAGGTGAACTGCCGGTAATTGAAtatgaaagaagagaaaacaagCAGTTGAGTGAGTTAGGAGAGGACGGCCAGGAAATCATAGGGAAAGAAAAGATGGAGGAAAATGAACCACAAATGGGAAATACAACACCAATTCCTCCACCG attccttCATACGCAAAGTTTCTCAAGGAGATAATGACTAAAAAAAGAAAGTTAGTAGATAGCGAGACAATTGCATTAACAGAAGAATGTAGTGCCATCCTACAAAACAAATTGCCACCCAAGTTGAAAGATCCAGGGAATTTAACAGTTCCTTGTACTATTGGTAATGTAGAATTCTCTAAAGCACTTTGTGACCTTGGTGCGA aTATGGAAAAAGATGTCAATGTACCTATTATACTTGGTAGACCATTTCTGGCCACCGCAGGTACAATAATAGATGTTAAATGTGGTAAGTTCAAGTTCCAAATTGGTAAAGAGGAAATGGAGTTTAATCTAAGTAAAGTGGAGAAATATCCCTCTTTTATTGACCATGTTTATTCTGTTGACATATGTGATGAATTGGCATTAGAGATGAGTCAAGTTAATCTTGATGATGATTCACTTGAACTTTGTCTTAATGTATAG